A single region of the Lycium barbarum isolate Lr01 chromosome 2, ASM1917538v2, whole genome shotgun sequence genome encodes:
- the LOC132626960 gene encoding alkaline/neutral invertase CINV2 — MEGTGLRNVGSNCSISDMDDFDLSKLLDKPRLNIERQRSFDERSLSELSIGLTRGLDNYESAYSPGRSVLDTPASSARNSFEPHPMVAEAWDALRRSLVHFRGQPVGTIAAVDHASEEVLNYDQVFVRDFVPSALAFLMNGEPDIVKNFLLKTLHLQGWEKRVDRFKLGEGVMPASFKVLHDPVRNTDTIMADFGESAIGRVAPVDSGFWWIILLRAYTKSTGDVSLAETPECQRGMMLILSLCLSEGFDTFPTLLCADGCSMIDRRMGIYGYPIEIQALFFMALRSALAMLKNDNEGGEFIERIVKRLHALSYHMRSYFWLDFQQLNDIYRYKTEEYSHTAVNKFNVIPDSIPDWVFEFMPTRGGYFIGNVSPARMDFRWFALGNCIAILSSLATPEQASAIMDLIEARWDELVAEMPLKISYPALENHEWRLITGYDPKNTRWSYHNGGSWPVLLWLLTAACIKTGRPQIARRAIDLAESRLSKDVWPEYYDGKVGRYIGKQARKYQTWSIAGYLVAKMLLEDPSHLGMIALEEDRQMKPVIKRSASWTC; from the exons ATGGAAGGTACTGGACTGAGAAATGTTGGGTCCAACTGTTCCATCTCTGATATGGATGACTTTGATCTCTCGAAGCTTCTCGACAAGCCAAGGCTTAACATAGAGAGGCAGAGATCTTTTGATGAGAGGTCACTCAGTGAGTTATCCATAGGCCTAACCAGAGGTTTAGATAATTATGAGAGCGCTTACTCGCCAGGCAGATCTGTGTTGGACACCCCAGCTTCATCCGCACGTAACTCTTTCGAGCCCCATCCAATGGTTGCTGAAGCCTGGGATGCTCTCCGCCGTTCGTTGGTTCACTTCCGAGGCCAACCAGTTGGTACAATTGCTGCAGTTGACCATGCCTCTGAGGAAGTCCTCAATTATGATCAG GTTTTTGTTAGAGATTTTGTTCCTAGTGCTCTGGCGTTCCTGATGAATGGAGAGCCGGATATAGTTAAGAACTTCCTATTGAAGACACTTCATCTTCAAGGGTGGGAGAAAAGAGTAGATAGATTCAAGCTGGGGGAGGGGGTTATGCCCGCTAGTTTCAAGGTTCTTCATGATCCAGTTCGTAACACAGATACAATCATGGCAGATTTTGGTGAGAGTGCAATCGGAAGAGTAGCTCCAGTTGATTCTGGATTCTGGTGGATAATTCTTCTTCGTGCATACACTAAATCTACCGGAGACGTCAGTCTTGCTGAAACTCCTGAGTGCCAAAGGGGAATGATGCTTATATTGAGCTTATGTTTGTCTGAAGGATTTGATACATTTCCTACTTTGCTCTGTGCTGATGGATGCTCAATGATTGATAGAAGAATG GGAATCTATGGTTATCCTATTGAGATCCAAGCACTTTTCTTTATGGCATTGAGAAGTGCTTTGGCAATGTTGAAGAACGACAACGAAGGGGGAGAATTTATTGAGAGAATAGTGAAGCGTCTACATGCCTTGAGTTATCACATGAGAAGTTATTTTTGGCTTGATTTCCAACAATTGAACGACATATACCGCTATAAAACTGAAGAGTATTCTCATACTGCAGTAAATAAGTTTAACGTTATCCCTGATTCAATCCCAGATTGGGTGTTTGAATTTATGCCTACGCGTGGTGGTTACTTTATTGGGAATGTTAGTCCTGCAAGGATGGACTTCAGATGGTTTGCTTTAGGAAACTGTATTGCCATCTTGTCCTCCCTTGCTACTCCAGAGCAAGCTTCGGCTATTATGGATCTTATAGAAGCACGCTGGGACGAGCTAGTAGCAGAGATGCCCTTAAAAATATCTTATCCAGCACTAGAAAATCATGAATGGCGACTTATAACTGGTTATGATCCCAAGAATACCAGGTGGAGCTACCATAATGGTGGATCTTGGCCAG TGCTTTTGTGGTTGCTAACGGCTGCCTGCATTAAGACGGGACGACCACAAATTGCAAGACGGGCAATAGATCTTGCTGAGAGCCGCTTATCTAAGGATGTTTGGCCTGAATATTATGATGGTAAAGTAGGAAGATATATTGGTAAACAAGCGAGGAAGTATCAGACATGGTCAATCGCGGGATATCTTGTAGCAAAGATGCTGCTGGAGGATCCTTCACATTTGGGAATGATTGCCTTGGAAGAGGACAGGCAAATGAAGCCCGTAATCAAACGATCAGCTTCTTGGACGTGCTGA